From Hartmannibacter diazotrophicus, a single genomic window includes:
- a CDS encoding VOC family protein — MPQHGTVVWTELETWDVDAAKDFYADTLGWTYQSMPMEDPDGGIYWIIMSGETRVGGLYQLQSPQFDGIPAHWFTFIEVDDIDARLALVEAAGGEIKRPAFDVPGVGRIAIVKDASGAVVGWVTSSEG; from the coding sequence ATGCCGCAGCACGGAACCGTCGTGTGGACCGAACTGGAAACCTGGGACGTCGATGCGGCCAAGGACTTCTATGCGGATACCCTCGGCTGGACCTACCAGTCGATGCCGATGGAAGACCCGGACGGCGGCATCTACTGGATCATCATGTCGGGCGAGACCCGCGTCGGCGGGCTCTATCAGCTGCAGAGCCCGCAGTTCGACGGCATTCCCGCGCACTGGTTCACCTTCATCGAGGTCGACGACATCGACGCCCGGCTCGCCCTGGTCGAGGCGGCGGGCGGCGAGATCAAGCGGCCGGCCTTCGACGTGCCCGGCGTCGGGCGCATCGCCATCGTCAAGGACGCTTCGGGCGCGGTTGTCGGCTGGGTCACCTCGTCGGAGGGCTGA
- the ctrA gene encoding response regulator transcription factor CtrA → MRVLLIEDDSATAQSIELMLKSESFNVYTTDLGEEGIDLGKLYDYDIILLDLNLPDMSGYEVLRTLRVSKIKTPILILSGLGNIEDKVRGLGFGADDYMTKPFHKDELVARIHAIVRRSKGHAQSVIVTGDLIVNLDTKTVEVNGNRVHLTGKEYQMLELLSLRKGTTLTKEMFLNHLYGGMDEPELKIIDVFICKLRKKLANATDGKNYIETVWGRGYVLRENDDVREIA, encoded by the coding sequence ATGCGAGTTTTGCTGATCGAGGACGACAGCGCGACCGCACAGAGCATCGAGCTCATGCTGAAGTCCGAGAGCTTCAACGTCTACACCACCGATCTTGGTGAAGAAGGCATAGACCTCGGTAAACTGTACGACTACGACATCATTCTTCTTGATCTGAACCTCCCCGACATGTCGGGTTACGAGGTGTTGCGCACCTTGCGCGTCTCCAAGATCAAGACCCCCATTCTGATCCTGTCCGGACTTGGAAACATCGAGGACAAGGTTCGCGGTCTCGGCTTCGGCGCCGACGACTACATGACCAAGCCTTTCCACAAGGATGAACTGGTCGCCCGCATCCACGCCATCGTCCGCCGTTCCAAGGGCCATGCGCAATCCGTCATCGTCACCGGCGATCTTATCGTCAACCTCGATACCAAGACGGTGGAAGTGAACGGCAACCGCGTGCATCTGACCGGCAAGGAATACCAGATGCTGGAGCTTCTTTCGCTCCGCAAGGGCACGACCCTCACCAAGGAGATGTTCCTGAACCATCTCTACGGCGGCATGGACGAGCCGGAACTGAAGATTATCGACGTCTTCATCTGCAAGCTGCGCAAGAAGCTGGCGAACGCCACCGACGGCAAGAACTACATCGAAACCGTCTGGGGCCGCGGCTACGTGCTGCGCGAAAACGACGACGTCCGCGAGATCGCCTGA
- the fliJ gene encoding flagellar export protein FliJ, whose product MKARNSLIRLRRFQVDEKRRQLAQIETMIAEFRRMATELDEQIVAEQNRTGITDITHFAYSTFAKAAMQRRDNLNASADDLKGQHEAAQDALAEAVEELKKIELMEERDQERSRHAAEMLDQEQMDEIAAQRAMR is encoded by the coding sequence ATGAAGGCGCGAAACAGTTTGATCCGGCTCAGGCGATTCCAGGTCGACGAGAAACGTCGACAGCTGGCGCAAATCGAAACCATGATCGCCGAGTTCCGGCGCATGGCCACCGAACTGGACGAACAGATCGTCGCCGAGCAGAACCGGACCGGCATCACGGACATCACGCATTTCGCCTATTCGACCTTTGCCAAGGCGGCGATGCAGCGGCGCGACAACCTCAACGCCTCCGCCGATGACCTCAAGGGCCAGCACGAGGCGGCGCAGGACGCGCTCGCCGAGGCCGTGGAGGAGCTGAAGAAGATCGAGCTCATGGAGGAGCGCGATCAGGAGCGCAGCCGCCATGCAGCCGAGATGCTCGACCAGGAGCAGATGGACGAGATCGCGGCCCAGCGCGCCATGCGCTGA
- the fliI gene encoding flagellar protein export ATPase FliI, with protein MERLIAELKRIPLLEIYGRVAAVQGLLVEVAGPIQEMSVGTRLMVSGFGGAQVPMEVVGFGEGRALCLPYGPLEGVRLGAKAAIVSMASTTRPADGWLGRVVNALGEPIDGKGPLPMGPDERLLRSNPPPANERTRVGAPIDLGVRALNTFATCCRGQRMGIFAGSGVGKSVLLSMLARNTACDVAVIGLIGERGREVQEFIEDDLGEEGLARSVVVVATSDESVLMRRQAAYLTMTVAEHFRDEGKDVLCLMDSVTRFAMAQREIGLAAGEPPTSKGYTPTVFTELPRLLERAGPGRAGAGSITGLFTVLVEGDNHNEPIADAVRGILDGHIVMERAIAERGRYPAVNILKSVSRTMPGCVEPEWRDLLREVKRLMATYGDMEELIRLGAYRKGTNPEVDMAMALNDPVEAFLRQGKGECTRRFDGYHALANLLETATGLRLGPDADGTAA; from the coding sequence ATGGAACGCCTCATCGCCGAACTCAAACGAATCCCTCTGCTGGAGATCTATGGACGGGTAGCCGCCGTCCAGGGGCTCCTCGTGGAGGTCGCCGGTCCCATCCAGGAGATGAGCGTCGGCACGCGCCTGATGGTCTCCGGCTTCGGCGGCGCGCAGGTACCGATGGAGGTGGTCGGCTTCGGCGAGGGCCGGGCGCTCTGTCTTCCCTATGGACCGCTGGAGGGCGTGCGCCTCGGCGCCAAGGCGGCGATCGTGTCGATGGCCTCAACGACACGGCCGGCCGACGGCTGGCTTGGCCGGGTGGTCAATGCCCTCGGCGAGCCCATCGACGGCAAGGGCCCGTTGCCGATGGGCCCCGACGAGCGGCTGTTGCGCTCCAATCCTCCGCCGGCCAACGAGCGCACCCGCGTCGGCGCGCCGATCGATCTCGGCGTGCGCGCGCTCAACACTTTCGCCACCTGCTGCCGCGGCCAGCGCATGGGCATCTTCGCCGGCTCCGGTGTCGGCAAGTCGGTGCTTCTCTCCATGCTGGCGCGCAACACGGCCTGCGACGTCGCCGTCATCGGCCTCATCGGCGAGCGCGGACGCGAGGTGCAGGAGTTCATCGAGGACGATCTCGGCGAGGAGGGCCTTGCCCGCTCGGTCGTCGTCGTGGCCACGTCCGACGAATCCGTGCTGATGCGCCGGCAGGCGGCCTATCTGACCATGACGGTCGCCGAGCATTTCCGCGACGAGGGCAAGGATGTCCTGTGTCTCATGGATAGTGTGACACGCTTTGCCATGGCCCAGCGCGAGATCGGCCTTGCCGCCGGCGAGCCGCCGACGTCCAAGGGCTATACGCCAACGGTCTTCACCGAGCTGCCGCGTCTTCTGGAACGCGCCGGGCCCGGCCGGGCCGGGGCCGGCTCCATCACCGGCCTCTTCACGGTGCTCGTGGAAGGCGACAATCATAATGAGCCGATTGCCGACGCCGTGCGCGGCATTCTCGACGGTCATATCGTGATGGAGCGGGCGATCGCCGAGCGTGGGCGCTATCCGGCGGTCAATATCCTGAAATCGGTCTCGCGGACCATGCCGGGCTGCGTCGAACCGGAATGGCGCGATCTCCTGCGCGAGGTGAAGCGCCTGATGGCGACCTATGGCGACATGGAGGAACTCATCCGGCTCGGCGCCTATCGCAAGGGCACCAACCCGGAAGTGGACATGGCCATGGCGCTCAACGACCCGGTCGAGGCCTTCCTGAGACAGGGAAAGGGAGAATGCACGCGAAGGTTCGATGGTTATCACGCACTTGCGAACCTTTTGGAAACCGCTACCGGGTTAAGGTTAGGACCAGATGCAGATGGGACGGCTGCCTGA